The genomic interval AAAGAAGGCCAGAAAATAGGTCTTAACGTTGCTGATGTAAACACAAATGAAATTCCGGAATAATTTACCGGGCATTGTTGTTCATGATGTTTTGAATACTTTTGCCTTAAAAATAAAGAATATTTCTCCTCACTACATATTTTAATGGAAGCTACACGTTTCAGACGCTTTTTTGGTGCACTTCTTACCCTTTTAGGAATAGCGGTTTTACTTTTTGCCTGCGTTGCTTTTTTATCCGATAAGCCGGTATTAGGCCTTACAGTCAGCAAATGGGAATCAGTTGTTCCGTTTTTGGTAGGAACCGTTTTTCTTTTGACAGGCGTAAACCTGGTGAGCAGAAGCTAAACCGGTCGGACCAAAGTTGCTCCTACAATACATTCCAGGCATTTGTGCTGGGTGCAATAATGGTTATACCATTCTATGAGCGATTGCGAATCGGCTGCGGTTTTTACATGCATATCAAGTAATTCCCATTCTCTTGTGATCCGGTTATTTTCTGCTGGTATTTCTGAAAGCCATTTTATAGCCTTATCCTGCATTTCAGGTTGCTGGCGGTGTTTTGAATAGGCTACCATTAATGGAATTGCTGCATTGATAATCAACAAATTTGCTGCATCTTTTCCCATGGACGGAACCTTGGATTTAGACAATTTGCCTAATTGGAAATGTGTACTCCAGTAATCAGATTGTTTTAAATTAAATAAGGAATATAATTCCTCAATATGATCAGCAGAAGTTAACGAAGAAAAGATTCCGGCGCTTTTGCTGATCAAAACGGCCAGTTGTGCAAGACGTATTGTAGGAAACCCTGCCGGGCGAAGTCGTAAAAATTTCCATTCCTGAACGCTCATTGGAATATTTGACAGACGGTATTTTGAAGAAAGAAACAAATATTCCCTGCGGAGTTCTCTGATATAAACATATTCATGAGAAGATTTATCGATGCCTTCCAGATCTTGTAATTCTGGTAACAAGCCTGCACAGCCAAACAGTAGTGCTTCAATTTGTATAGGGCTGTTCCTGTGTTTTTGAAGGATTTTTAATGGAACAAGCTGGCTTAATCTTAAAAATGCGGGATCATTGAGTTTAAAACCAAAATGCTGAGAAAGCCATTGATAAGCTGTTTCTTCCCAGTCCTGCTGATTTGCTTTTAAAAGATTCATAACCTGCGACGCTTTTTTATCCAGGCGTTCGAGCAGGACACGATCCATCATTGAATATTTTTGCAGGTCATTTACACTTTCAAAACTTTTACTGCATGGAATTTCTTCTTTTTCATGCAAAAGGTAGCCATAACGCTCTATTACAGATAATTTTACCAGCCCTTTTAGTGTCAGTGTTGGTAGCAAAGTGCCGTCTTTCCGTAATACTGGTTTGTCGTTTTCCCAGACAACATGTAAAACAACACTTTCGTAGGACAAGTCCGTTTCGTGATTATGCTGAAACCAATCGGAAGATTTGACATGGATCTCAACACAACCAGCCCAGTCCACTCCGTCAATCTGAACACGGACTTCGGAAAAATCAGGGCCGGCGTTGTTGTTCAGATAACCTGTTCTTAAAACTGATAATCGGGCTCCTTCGTCCGTAAGCATATTTTCAGTCTCAAAATATTGAAACCGCCAGATAAAACTTAATATATCTTCATTCATAGAATTTAAAAAACGAATTGAGAAGACAGCCTGACCGGAATGTTGATCACATATTAACACGTGTCGTTCGTTTCGGATGTTGAGACGCAACTTTATTCAATAGGTTTCGGTATTGGAAGAAAATATATAAAATACTGTCGTTTTATTAAATTTTTTGAAAATTGTATTCTTTTATGATTTTTTTTATATTAAAAATAAATATTAGATTATTGCTTGTAGTCTAATTATCAGGTAGATAATCAGACGCGGCTCAAACTTTATTCATAGTGTTCTGAAACATAGCGAAAATGAAAATAACCCTGATATTGGTAAATATTTTCTTTGCCTATGCCTGATTAGTTTCAGTTCTTTGTATTCATATTACTTATCAGATATCAGGAAAAAACATTTTATGCTCCGCCGTTTGCCATTTATTGCTCTTCGTTTCTTTATATATTTTTTAATTATCTCCGTCGTCTGGGTTTTTATATTAAGGTTTTTACCGGTTTGGGTTACCCCATTTATGATCTCCCGGAAAATTGAAGCTTTTAAAGCCGACGAGGAAACCAAGATATACAGCGATTGGGAGCCTTATGAAAATATCTCCAAAGAAGCGGCACTGGCTGTTATCGCCTCAGAAGACCAGAATTTTCCGCATCACTGGGGTTTTGATTTTAATGAGATTTACGATGCCATGACTGAAAAACGGAAACGTGTCCGTGGTGCCAGTACGATTTCACAGCAGGTTGCCAAGAATGTTTTTTTATGGCATGGAAGGAGTTTTATCAGAAAGGGGCTTGAAGCTTATTTTACCATTCTGATTGAAATTATCTGGGATAAAGAACGTATCCTGGAAGTGTATCTCAACGTGGCCGAAATGGGAAAAATGACATTTGGCGTAGAGGCAGCTTCTCTTCGTTATTATAAAAAATCCGCCAAAAATCTGACACGTGCCGAAGCAGCCAGGATTGCCGCAGTATTGCCTAATCCATTGCGTTTTTCAATTAAAAATCCTTCTTCATACGTAATAAAACGTAGCGGACAGATTTCCAGGCAAATGCGATCTCTGGGTGGCCAAAAGTACATTGCTGATTTGTAGCATACTGGATATATTCTATTTTGGATAAACGAATAAAGCCTGCATGCATACAGGCTTTATTCGTTTCAGGGGTTAATGAAACTACATTTATTTTATTATAGCTTTAATTAAAACCGGCTGATGGTCAGACGGATAACGCTGTTCTTTGGCATCTGTTAATACGCCGTATTTGAGAACATCCACATTTTTACTCACAAAAATATAATCAATCCGCATATCCATAGGCGCATCAAATTTAAAGCTGTTGAATGTTCCTTCCGGGCCGTAAGGTGGTTGTTTGGTTACTTCATGCGTATCATTCAAAATTGTTTGAATGGTTTTAATCTGTTCTGTTTCTGGTGTAGAATTGAAATCTCCCGTTAAAATTACGGTTGCATTTCCCGCAATTTCCCTGATCTTTTTTACCATTAAAAAACCCGATTGACGGCGGGCTTCAACACCCTGGTGGTCAAAGTGAACGCAAAAGAAAAAGAACTCCTTTTTTGTAACCAGATCCTGGAATTTTCCCCATGAAGAAATACGGTTGCAGCAAACTGCATCCCAGCCTTTTCCCGGTTTATCAGGCGTTTCGCTTAGCCAGAAATCACCTGATTTTATTAGTTTAAAACGATCCTTTTTATAGAAAATAGCGGAGTGCTCGCCTGCCTCTTTACCATCGTCTCTTCCTTTTCCTGTGTATGCATATTCTGATAATTCTGCTACATCTTTTAACTGTCCGATCAGTGCTTCCTGGACACCAAAGATTTCGAAGTCATGAAATTTTATTAATCCTTTTACATTTTCTTTCCGGTTTGGCCACGCATTGATTCCATCACCTTTGTTGTCGTAACGCAGATTGTAAGAAGCAATGTTGATTGGTTCATTCTTTTGAGCGAATGAAAGCTGGTTTATTAATGATGAAAGTAAAAAAACAAAAAGCAGATTTCTCATAAAACATAATTTTGATCAAAAGTTAATAAGGTCGGGTAACGTATGATTTACTTGAAGGTTATATTATTAAATTATAAACAAAAGAGGCAAATGCGTGAACAAATGCCTCTTTTGTTATTTAAAAGCCTTCAATAAATTACCAGCCGGGAGATTGTTTATAAGCTCCGTTACTTCTGGAAATCTCATCAGGATTAATTGGCCAGGCCATGTGTTTGGCTGGATCAAAATTCCTTGCAGGCCATATTTCTTTCACTTCAAATGCAGAGTTTGGATCTGTTTTGCTTGTATGTATCCTGCCATGCAGAGGCGCGTTGATTTTAGCAAAATCTCCCCACCGTTTAAGATCAGCAAGCCGATCAGTCCATTCACAGGCAAGTTCTACACGTCGTTCATGTTTCAGGTCATTCAAGGTTGGAGCAGAAATAGGTGCCAGTCCAACTCTTGCACGGATCTCGTTTAATGGAATTGCAGCCTCCGCATTTTTTCCTTGCTGGATTAATGCTTCTGCTTTGAAAAGAAGTATTTCAGCATAACGCATTAATGGCAAGTTTAAGCGTGTTGTAGGGCCATCTCCGTTCTGGTTGATCATTAAATTAGATCCTGCCTCTTCATTGGTCCCGTAACTGTATGGTTCCATGTATTTTCTGTTCTGAAACCCGGAAAGGCTATTGGTTGAATAATAAGCCCGTTCTTTCCCAAAGTAAGTGAACTTATCTCCAAATTTAAGGATAGTCACTTCTCTTCTTGGATCAGTGGCTTCATATTCATCATATAGTTCCTCTGTAGGTTGAAAATAACCCCAGCCATTAAAAATACCCCAGCCTTTGTTTTCCAGAGTAACCCCCGGAAATATAGAACCACCCTGAACACCAGAAGTAACGGACCATATATATTCGGAACTCCAGTTACTTTCAATTTTGAATACAGACTGGTAATTCTCTCTTGCACTGCCTTTTCCCGTAACCAAAGCCCGTCCTCCTTCATTCTTGATTTTATCTGCCAATGCAGGTATTAAAGCCCATTTTGTAGCATCGTATTGTGCCCAATATGCGTAGGTTTTTATCATGTATCCCCACGCAGCTACTTTATGTGCCCTTCCCTGATCAGCAGATCCGTAAGTAGAAAATAATGGTAACAGTTCTGCTGCTTTTTCCAGGTCTTTAATAATCTGGGCATAATTATCTGTAACTGAGGCAAGTTGCGGAGGAATTCTTTTTCCATATTCCTCATTTTCAGGCCCATCAAACGGAACTCCCTGATCTTCGTGTCCCCAGGAATAAGCAAGCCAGAAATGTGAAAAGGCACGGATAAAGTATGCTTCACCCAGGGCCTTGTTTTTTACTTCATCAGAAACAGTAGCTGTCGGCAGGCCTTCAAGTGCCTGGTTTGCTTTGTTCATCATCCAATATACATCTCTCCAGCCATTGGCAATGCCGCTTTCACGGCCAGTAATATTAAAATTCTTAATATTATCGCTTTCTGCCCTTACCCGGCCCGGAACGATGTCATCACTGGCATCCTGCATCCAGAACAGGTTACGTCCCCACGTATTTTCGTTGCCCATTTGCACATATATCGCGGCAATTCCCCTTTTTACATCTTCTTCACTTTTCCAGAAAAAAGCAGTTGTAGCTGCTCCGTTTGGTTTAGTGTCTACCCAGTTTTGGTCGCATCCGGTGATGGTTACCATCGACACGAACAATGCAAATATAAATTTGATATTTATTTTCATCTTGAGTTAGATTTTGGATTTACTTAAAATTTAAGTCTCAGGCCGGCAGAATAAATTCTGGATACAGGATATTGTCCGCCATCTAGTCCGACTCCGCCAACTTCGGGATCCATTCCGCTATATTTAGTGAATGTCAACAGGTTATCGCCGCTCAGATAAATGCGGAGATTCATGTTCTTTGGAAGCTTATTGAATGTATAACCGATCATTAAGTTTTTCAGGCGCACATAATTACCATTTTCAAGAAACCAGTCTGAATTTGTCTGGAAGTTCCGGTTAGGGTCATTCGCCCTGATTTTTGGTATATCCGAACCTGTGTTGGTTTCAGACCAGGCGTCAAGGATTTTATCCCAACGGTTGTATCCCTGCTCTGCTCCGTTAAGTGTGGACTGTTTGAATGCGTGAAAAAGTTTTACGCCACCTACACCCTGAAAGAAAATACTTGCATCAAAACCTTTCCAGGTAAGATTCGTAGTAAAACCATAGGTGATTTTAGGAAACGCATTACCCATATAAACACGGTCCAGATCGTCAATTTTACCATCACCATTTTCATCAACAAATTTAAGATCACCCGCTTTCGCATTTGGTTGAATTTGCGTACCCGTACTGCTAACGTATTCGGCAGCTGCCGCATCAGTTTGAAATATTCCGGCATTTTTAATAAGCCAGTAAGAATAGTAAGGCTGCCCGACTGTGGAACGGAAAGGTGTAAGAATTCCTCTCCATGCATCACCATGTGTCCAAAAGGAGGTTGGATTCGTATCAATATAATCAACACGATTTTTTAGCGTCGCAAAATTTCCGCCGATTTCGTATCCTAGCTCTCCGGCTTTGTCTTTCCATGAAGCCGATAATTCAAACCCGCTGTTTCGGATTTTTCCCTGATTGATTGAAGGTGCTTCGTAACCGAAAGTACTGGTCCATTCCACATCCTGCTGTTTGATCAGATCAAAGGTTAACTTGTTAAAATAATCAGCTGTGATTGTAAGTCTTTGTTTTAACAGACTAATATCCAAGCCAATATCCGTTTGCTGAGATGTTTCCCATGAAAGCTCGGGATTAAACCGGCTATTGATATACAAGGCAGGGGAATTAGGTGATGTATCTCCGATCTGGTATGTCTGATTGGAGGATAATGCCGGATATCCATAATATAACGGGACGGAATTAATATTTCCGATACGTCCCCAGCTTCCTCTGATTTTGAATAAATCTATACCGCTAATGTCAAAGAATGGCTCGGAACTAAGTTTCCAGGCTGCCGTTACGGCTGGAAACCCCTTTCCACGATACCCTTCGGCAAGTCGTCCGGCAATGTCATAACGATAACTTCCAGTTAAAAAATATCTGTCAGCCCAGCTGTATGAAAGACGTCCTACATAAGAAGCTGTTCTGTCTTTAGTTTCAGAATCCCATGGTTTGTTTTGATCGAAGATCGAAGCATTGATAAAGAATTGTGCCCAATCTGCTTCATTTTCAAAACCTCTTGCTGCTATACCAAAAGATCTCCCAAAGTTTTCCTGAGCTGTCATAGATGCCATAGCGCCAATGTTGTGCTTGCCTAAAACTTTGCTGTAATTGGCCGTATTTTCCCAGATCCAGTTATAACCTCGGCCGGTGGAATAATCCAGTGTATTTTGCCCGTCAGGTTTACCAGGTTCAGTTCTTCTTGGTGTGAAATTTTTTGCCAGATTACTGTTTTGTCTGAAGGTGAAACGAGTGACGTAAGTTAAGCCAGGAATAATATCAGAATAGGACAGTTCAGTAACCGACTGCATCTGACTGTTTTTATTAGTGGAAGTATTTCTGAGCAGTGACGCCAGCGGGTTAATTGCATCACCGTGAATACCCAGATACTGGGAATCACGCGGGCCAACTCCGCCAAAAGTTCCGTCATCATAATAAGCAGCAGCTGAACGTGGCATATAGATGGCCGAAAGAACAGTACCGCTGTAACCACTTTCTGTGGATGTTCCACGGTTATCACCATTATTATAAAATACATCCTGACGCAGCTTTATTTTGTCCGTGAATTTATAAACGGCATTGAAACGGAGGGAAATATTCTGTGAAAACGTATTGACCAGTGTTCCCTCTTCCTTTTCGTAACGCCCCTGCAAAAGTGTCGAGAATTTACCGGTACCAGCATTGATACTGATATTATGCCGCTGAACAACGCCTGTCCTGAAAATTTCATTGATCCAGTTTGTTCTTGTAACCTGGGCATATGGATTTTTGGTAATATCCCATCCATCAAGCGGAGACAAGCCTGCATTGGTATAAGCAAGGTTGGATACCTTTGCTTCGTCAGCAGCATTTAGTGACTGAGGAAGTCTCCATGCATTTTTAACACCAGTAAAACCGCTGTACTCAACACTTGGTTTTCCTTCGGTAGCCTGGCGGGTAGTGATCAGAATTACACCAGCTGACCCGGAAAATGCGCCGTAAATAGCTGCTGAGGCTGCATCTTTCAGTACTGTAATGGATTCGATGTCAGCGGGATTGTAGGGTGCATTAGGTACACCGTCAACAACATACAGGACACTTTCGTCTCCACGTGAGCCAACACCGCGAATTGTAACCTTTGGGCTGCTATTAGGATGCCCGCCATTATTTACCGCGGTAACACCAGCTACTTTCCCCTGGATCATAGCACCAACATTTAATACCGGCCGGTTTTTGATCTGAGCCATATCAGGCACTGTTGAAACAGCCGACGATAAATCTCCTTTTTTCATTGTGCCGTACCCGATTACCACAACTTCGTCCAAAGATTTGGTATCAACTGAGAGCTTAACATTAATCTGGGATTGGTTACCGGCAACAATTTCCTGAGCGATGTATCCAACGAAACTGAATATTAAAGTGGATTCAACTCCCGGAACATCAATCTCAAACATACCGTTTGCATCCGTAGAAGTCCCTTTTTGCGATCCTTTAATTACAACACTAACTCCCGGTAACGGCTCGTTGTTATCAGAACCAACTACTTTTCCTTTAATTGTTACTTCGGCCGGAAGTATAGCCTGATGCAGTTTTTCTTCTATTTCTGAGAAAACGGAAGAGCTGTTTTTTGCCCGCGCCAGTACAATTTGCTCATTGATTACCCGATAGCTGATACCTCTCGGAACCAAAAGATTATCCAGTACTTTAGATAATTTTTGTTTTTCCACATGCAGGTCGATCTTGTCCTGAAGTGAGATCCGGCTGCTGTATACGAATTTGATCTCCGTCTTTTCCTGAATTTGCGCCAAAGCTTCTTTTAAACTGAGATTATTGAAATTCAGCGTCATATCCCGGCTAAGGACCGACTGTGCTGAACTTTCCCCTGCATAGCTCATACTTGTCAGTAAAGCTGCGATAACACATTGAAACAACCCGATGCGCATAATTTTTAGCCAGTTGACCGGCTTGTTACGTACTGATTTTTCCATAATTTTGATTGTCTGATTATTTAGAACTGGTTGGACAATTTTCCCTTTGTCGTGGTGGTACACGATCTGGTTATTTCAAAAGGGAAATGTAAAGGCACGAAGAGTCGGAAGTGGTGGTACACCTTCGGCTCTTTTGCTTTGTCTCAGGGAGGCTGTGTACAAATTTTCATCGTTTTGAATTTAGGATAGTAGTTCATTTTAATTCTATTAACTTCTTACAAAAATTGCTGTCATTCACAGGATGGGCCGTTTAGTAAAATCGTTTTTCCTGACATGGTATATGTGGCGTCGAGCGAAGTACAAAGCATTTCCAGGATAGCCGGAAGAGATTGCTGTTCAAAATCCGCAGTAAGCCTGCACGCCGACATGTCCGGATTGATCAGGCGAATGTGTGAATCGAAGCGGGAATTCAGCATTTCTGCAACCTGATGAAGCGGGGTGCCTTCAAAGACAATCGTCAGCGGTTCATAAATTTCCTTTTTCGTTTGAACCGGCATCTGATTTAAAGTCAGTCGTTTGGCTTCTGTTTCAAAAAATGCCTGTTCCTTTGGTTTTAAAATAACCAGTTGAGACACATCTTTCTGACCAGGCGTTGTGACTTCTACACTTCCTGTTACAACTGAAATCTCAAATATTTTCTGTTTTTCAGGTGCTTTTACATTGAAACTCGTACCCAGAACCTTCACCGTCATATCTCCGCTTTGAATCGTGAACGGACGCGTTTTATCCGGTTTTACATTAAAAAAACCTTCACCCCGGAATGTTACAGCACGTTTGTCGGTATCAAATTTGCCTGGATAGTTGATAGCAGCATTTGCGTGCATCCAAACCTGGCTTCCATCGGGTAGCGTATGTAAAACGATACGGGATTCATTATTTACAAAGTGGATAAATCCGGCTGATTTTTTTGGTGAAGTTATTTTGGTGCTTATTTCAACAGGATTCTGAGCATACCAATAAGCGAAATAAATGCCTGCTGCCAAAATGAAAGACGCCGCTATTCCGGCCAGCCATCTGAA from Dyadobacter sp. NIV53 carries:
- a CDS encoding DUF2851 family protein, with translation MNEDILSFIWRFQYFETENMLTDEGARLSVLRTGYLNNNAGPDFSEVRVQIDGVDWAGCVEIHVKSSDWFQHNHETDLSYESVVLHVVWENDKPVLRKDGTLLPTLTLKGLVKLSVIERYGYLLHEKEEIPCSKSFESVNDLQKYSMMDRVLLERLDKKASQVMNLLKANQQDWEETAYQWLSQHFGFKLNDPAFLRLSQLVPLKILQKHRNSPIQIEALLFGCAGLLPELQDLEGIDKSSHEYVYIRELRREYLFLSSKYRLSNIPMSVQEWKFLRLRPAGFPTIRLAQLAVLISKSAGIFSSLTSADHIEELYSLFNLKQSDYWSTHFQLGKLSKSKVPSMGKDAANLLIINAAIPLMVAYSKHRQQPEMQDKAIKWLSEIPAENNRITREWELLDMHVKTAADSQSLIEWYNHYCTQHKCLECIVGATLVRPV
- the mtgA gene encoding monofunctional biosynthetic peptidoglycan transglycosylase, which gives rise to MLRRLPFIALRFFIYFLIISVVWVFILRFLPVWVTPFMISRKIEAFKADEETKIYSDWEPYENISKEAALAVIASEDQNFPHHWGFDFNEIYDAMTEKRKRVRGASTISQQVAKNVFLWHGRSFIRKGLEAYFTILIEIIWDKERILEVYLNVAEMGKMTFGVEAASLRYYKKSAKNLTRAEAARIAAVLPNPLRFSIKNPSSYVIKRSGQISRQMRSLGGQKYIADL
- a CDS encoding endonuclease/exonuclease/phosphatase family protein → MRNLLFVFLLSSLINQLSFAQKNEPINIASYNLRYDNKGDGINAWPNRKENVKGLIKFHDFEIFGVQEALIGQLKDVAELSEYAYTGKGRDDGKEAGEHSAIFYKKDRFKLIKSGDFWLSETPDKPGKGWDAVCCNRISSWGKFQDLVTKKEFFFFCVHFDHQGVEARRQSGFLMVKKIREIAGNATVILTGDFNSTPETEQIKTIQTILNDTHEVTKQPPYGPEGTFNSFKFDAPMDMRIDYIFVSKNVDVLKYGVLTDAKEQRYPSDHQPVLIKAIIK
- a CDS encoding RagB/SusD family nutrient uptake outer membrane protein, with protein sequence MKINIKFIFALFVSMVTITGCDQNWVDTKPNGAATTAFFWKSEEDVKRGIAAIYVQMGNENTWGRNLFWMQDASDDIVPGRVRAESDNIKNFNITGRESGIANGWRDVYWMMNKANQALEGLPTATVSDEVKNKALGEAYFIRAFSHFWLAYSWGHEDQGVPFDGPENEEYGKRIPPQLASVTDNYAQIIKDLEKAAELLPLFSTYGSADQGRAHKVAAWGYMIKTYAYWAQYDATKWALIPALADKIKNEGGRALVTGKGSARENYQSVFKIESNWSSEYIWSVTSGVQGGSIFPGVTLENKGWGIFNGWGYFQPTEELYDEYEATDPRREVTILKFGDKFTYFGKERAYYSTNSLSGFQNRKYMEPYSYGTNEEAGSNLMINQNGDGPTTRLNLPLMRYAEILLFKAEALIQQGKNAEAAIPLNEIRARVGLAPISAPTLNDLKHERRVELACEWTDRLADLKRWGDFAKINAPLHGRIHTSKTDPNSAFEVKEIWPARNFDPAKHMAWPINPDEISRSNGAYKQSPGW
- a CDS encoding TonB-dependent receptor; translated protein: MEKSVRNKPVNWLKIMRIGLFQCVIAALLTSMSYAGESSAQSVLSRDMTLNFNNLSLKEALAQIQEKTEIKFVYSSRISLQDKIDLHVEKQKLSKVLDNLLVPRGISYRVINEQIVLARAKNSSSVFSEIEEKLHQAILPAEVTIKGKVVGSDNNEPLPGVSVVIKGSQKGTSTDANGMFEIDVPGVESTLIFSFVGYIAQEIVAGNQSQINVKLSVDTKSLDEVVVIGYGTMKKGDLSSAVSTVPDMAQIKNRPVLNVGAMIQGKVAGVTAVNNGGHPNSSPKVTIRGVGSRGDESVLYVVDGVPNAPYNPADIESITVLKDAASAAIYGAFSGSAGVILITTRQATEGKPSVEYSGFTGVKNAWRLPQSLNAADEAKVSNLAYTNAGLSPLDGWDITKNPYAQVTRTNWINEIFRTGVVQRHNISINAGTGKFSTLLQGRYEKEEGTLVNTFSQNISLRFNAVYKFTDKIKLRQDVFYNNGDNRGTSTESGYSGTVLSAIYMPRSAAAYYDDGTFGGVGPRDSQYLGIHGDAINPLASLLRNTSTNKNSQMQSVTELSYSDIIPGLTYVTRFTFRQNSNLAKNFTPRRTEPGKPDGQNTLDYSTGRGYNWIWENTANYSKVLGKHNIGAMASMTAQENFGRSFGIAARGFENEADWAQFFINASIFDQNKPWDSETKDRTASYVGRLSYSWADRYFLTGSYRYDIAGRLAEGYRGKGFPAVTAAWKLSSEPFFDISGIDLFKIRGSWGRIGNINSVPLYYGYPALSSNQTYQIGDTSPNSPALYINSRFNPELSWETSQQTDIGLDISLLKQRLTITADYFNKLTFDLIKQQDVEWTSTFGYEAPSINQGKIRNSGFELSASWKDKAGELGYEIGGNFATLKNRVDYIDTNPTSFWTHGDAWRGILTPFRSTVGQPYYSYWLIKNAGIFQTDAAAAEYVSSTGTQIQPNAKAGDLKFVDENGDGKIDDLDRVYMGNAFPKITYGFTTNLTWKGFDASIFFQGVGGVKLFHAFKQSTLNGAEQGYNRWDKILDAWSETNTGSDIPKIRANDPNRNFQTNSDWFLENGNYVRLKNLMIGYTFNKLPKNMNLRIYLSGDNLLTFTKYSGMDPEVGGVGLDGGQYPVSRIYSAGLRLKF
- a CDS encoding FecR family protein, whose translation is MEAWYASLRGNTDYLNTLAEPEQIRLQKETFQQIQDRVLIRKERPAVNLNFRWLAGIAASFILAAGIYFAYWYAQNPVEISTKITSPKKSAGFIHFVNNESRIVLHTLPDGSQVWMHANAAINYPGKFDTDKRAVTFRGEGFFNVKPDKTRPFTIQSGDMTVKVLGTSFNVKAPEKQKIFEISVVTGSVEVTTPGQKDVSQLVILKPKEQAFFETEAKRLTLNQMPVQTKKEIYEPLTIVFEGTPLHQVAEMLNSRFDSHIRLINPDMSACRLTADFEQQSLPAILEMLCTSLDATYTMSGKTILLNGPSCE